ATGCAAAAATAGTTGCTTGTTCCTTACCATCTTCGTCTGCtgaacgttggtctggaactagctttgatgttgcaaataaatgttgacaaaaatgttcgtttttgttttatcgcccaggtctaGTTAAGGCCATAACAGACTTACTGAAATATCTGCAAATAGGAAACGCAGTCTGGTCATCCGTAACCCAAAATGGTCAAAACATTAAAAGGCAAGAAATACGATTTGCTTACAGGTGGGACATTTCCGCTAATAGAGCTGGCTTGACTGCGGCTCTTGGTGTAGCGCTCCGATACCCAGTTGTTGTCTTTCTGGCGTGTCCTCAGTTTCATTCGTCGATTTTGAAACCAAGTTTTTACCTACCAGAAAGAAGAATATAATTACCAAAGGGAACTTAAGATTCTAACAGCACCCAGTCTTCAAGGAAACACTTATGCAAAACTAACCTGTTTGTAAGTCAGCCCTGTGAGTTCGGACAAGTTTTTCATCTCAGCTGGGGTGAGGTATCTCTGCAAACTGAAACGCTGAATAAGAGTGTTCATCTGGGTTTGAGAAAAGGAAACGCGCACCTTTCCTTTAAGGGTCCCCTCATTACTGCTAGGTTTTTTTACAGCTGGTAGGGGCACTTGGAAAGACAATGTATCTGCGTTCTGGCTATTTGTGTCAGTATACGAGGACAGCTCCCCCATTAGTGAGCTAGAAACCTGGTCTACAGCTTCTGGGCTGCTGCTGCTTGCATCATTGCTTTGTTTGTTCTTCACCCATGAAGAGGGGTCTATTTGTGGAAGACCATTTTCTCGACTGCTACTAAAACTCCAAGAATCTGAAGGAAAAATAGACTTGGTTTGTAAAAACATCAATCATGAGAAACCACCTTTGGCCTCAATGCATCCAATGTGTCTACATTACGTAAACATTCAAAACAAGTGAGTGGCATTTTTACAACACAAAAATaccaatattattatttttgccgtttgttttgttaaatCAGTGACAAAAGAAGTCGCATGTAATAAAAGTAGCTCTCACGTGATTATCTTAAAATTTGAtacaatttcatttgaaactgaAAACACTTGCAAAGACTGACAAAATCAAGAGTTTCATATCCATCTCTTTTCATAATTgctgaaaattgtgaaaaatcAGTGATATGATTACTGCCTCCACCCGTGTGGTAGttggatgttctcccgggcctgcgtgggttttctcctggtactcagatttcctcccacattccaaaaacatgcatggtaggctgattggacactgtaaattgcccctatgtacatgtgaatggttgtcagtctctttgtaccctgcgattggctggccaccgattcagggtgtcccccgcctccagcccaaagtcagctgggataggctccagcaccccaatgatccttaagcagttcagaaaatgtatacgttaaaaatgtaatttcagcATTTCCAACCCATTTTATGTTCAAGTTCTATCAAACTAGCAATTTCTGTGATCAGCatttctcattggctgccattgacggcgctataAGTCCAagccatttaaactgggaaaggTTGGTATCGATCATTTATAGACAAAATGTGACGTCAATATTACTGAAATTAGCGTTGGCTGCCAGCCCTCACAATTCACTGAATCGAAAGCCTTACCTAATCAATGGCAAGCAATGAAGTAAATGGTGACCCAAAAAAAGTTAGTACTTCTGGACAAGACTCGTGAATAccctcattttaaaaattgtttgagtctataattttaaaataaataaatgtgtcagGGCTAAACATACCAGGAGAAACGTGAGCTTCAGAGTCACTTGTGGAGTCGCTGCCGATCCTCCTGCTCGCCTCAGCGGGCGTATTGTAGGCGGCTCGGGGCGTTCCAGCGAGATTCAGGTGGCCAGTTTGACTCTCCCCGAGGTAGACAAGACCAGAGCCCTGATAATGGCAATGCCCGTTGGCGACGTGCTGCTGCTCCGGACTACGAGGCGGAGACGCTTGGCGTGTCCTTGCGGCTGTAGCGGCGTAGTAGACCTGCGACATTCCGGGGGCGCAATTATTAAACTCGGGGGCTGCCGCTTCGCCCCAGCCGGCCACGTGGCAGTTCTGTTCGTGCCCGGATTGATAAACAAGGCCGTAGGCGAAAGCATGGTAGGACGGATTGTAGTCGTAGTTTATCTGCGTCTTCCATTctgccattttaaaatgttacataTACCGAAAATTGGTTCAACGAAATAAAGTTAAAACGTAATGTTTCACATGTGAACAGTAAAGCTATcaaatcaattgaaaaaaatgagcaaACCACAACAACGGACTCTGCCACTGCAAAATAATCTTTGTAAACCGCGCCACTTCATAGTGCACTCTTTTTAAGGAGTAACATTGGGCAGGTGTGGGCGGTGGATCTGTAGATttgagccaatcgcaggctCTGAACTATTGATGAGCGATCAACGTGTACGTGCGTTAGTATTCAAATTTAGTATTGTTCGAACGATTTAAATCACTTTCCTCTCTTTATATAATTTTCTGTAGTTTATAAAAATGACCCAATCAACTACTACGGACTGCTCTTGAGGTTTTGTTAGTAgaatacaaatgaataaattaatacaatGCCAGCATTGTATTGATACCATCAAAGTGCCTACAGAATCTCTCATTTATTATGTAACTACTTAACCAACAAAGTGCTCTACTTCTACCCTGTCCAATTTGAGCCTCTTCTATGAGACTAAAGGAaagtgtgagaaaaaaaatgtaaactggTCAGCAATCAATCTCAGGGCTCATATTGAAACAGAAATCATAATATGAAACAACTAATCAAAGCAACAACATCCTAGCAATCAGCAAAATGTGCTAAAATACCAACCCTATATCTCAAACATAATGTTGTGCTatacttattttttatatgCCATGTGTATACAACGTCCcttattatgattttttcttaaataagtatctattcttttcattcattcattcatttttaaccgctttatcctcactagggttgcgtggggtgctggagcctatcccagctgacttcgggccagaggcaggggacaccctgaatcggtggccaggcgatcgcagggcacgaggagacggagaaccattcacgctcgcactcatacctaggggcaatttagagtgtccaatcagcctaccatgcatgtttttggaatgtgggaaacccgtgtacctggagaaaacccacacaggcccatggagaacatgtaaactccacacaggtggacctagctggatttgaacccaggagctcagagctgtgaggccaacgctctAACGACTTAATCTGCCGGGGCGCCTGtctcttcttttgctttgcaTAAATCTGTTTAATGGCAAACAGACTTTTTGAATGCCAAGTCGTTCCAAATAGCTAAAGACAAAATCTTTTGAATTTGTAAGATTTAGGTTAGTGAGTAGGGCTTTGGACTCATTGTATGGTCGCGACATTATGAGTTAGTAGTGAGTCGCATTAGGAGATGGATAGGGATAGATTGTTATCAAATCATTTGAAAGGACTACAGACAGGTTAACTGACAGTCATTTAACCAAGCTTACATGACTATTCAATGTAGAAAACAATCAATCTGATTGTGAAGAATTTTACAACCTGTGGTCCGGCAACAATTGATGAGGCCTAATTCAGTTcaggtgggcgagtggttagcgcattggcctcacagttctggggtcgaggctTCCATactgtcctcactgtgtggagttttgcatgttctccccgggcttgtgttggttttctccagttactacagtttcctcccacatccccaaaacatgtgtggtaggctggttgaacactctaaattcactctcagtatgagtgtgagcgtcaatggtagcccatctccttgtgacctgcgattgggtggccactgaTTGAGGGTTTCTCCCGCCTGgtgctcgtagttagctgggataggctccagcacccctaggaacccttgtgagtataatcaaatcaatcaaatcaaaagcctttattgtcatcatacacagccgcgtataacgaaattggtggtgctactccacaaagtgcgttttcccagtaaaaaaaaagcggttcagaaaatgaattattactACCGGTTCTTAAAACTAAAATGTGAAAGAAAAGGCTATTaaggcatgttctccccagcttCGTGTGGGTTTCTGtcggttttattctttacttttcatagtgtaaggagggcgttatcttatctttattgcacaacagaacaacaaaaatactttttaaaatcatatttcatatctCTTTTTTATGAAGTCaggtaacagttactttcatatttgaataaggaggaaggTAATTTAtgtacttattcacagaagtttgaagtttcaaatttgatacaaaaaagatgtgataggtATTGTGATAATTAACAAtattgactgatttttttttcttatcgtgataacaatttttgtcatatcacccAGCTGTAAATCCAAGTATAATTTGTTTAATGACAACCTTGGAGGCCTGAAATGTTCCCATTTAAAAATCCTTTCTCGTATCTGCCCCACCCCCCTGGGTAGGACATGTTGACACAAATTACCCCTTCCCTCATTTTCAGTTCTTTTCAAAAAGACGAAGTGGATTAGTCGGGTCGTCTTCATCAAAGTTGCTGTTTGTATCTTCCCCCCTTGCTTCTTTTGACTTGGTAATGATTCAGTTAGTGTTGATGTGATGTGATAACAGTGAACCTGATGTCCCACATTAGCATTTCTGATCTGTGACTAGACAgggtgtgtttgtatgtatgcgTGAGCATTAGCATTGGAATGGGCATAGAAAACTCTGGAGTGACATTTGAAATTTTAAGATGTGTTTTCAGAGGTTTTTTTTCACTataattgaacattttaaactgGAAATGTGTGCATTGGTCccatttgtctgtctgttgttatttgtgcactatgtggtgaaagcttgataatgacaataaaagcattcaattagaTTCAATTAAAgaccaccacatttttatttaaaatcttgcacacagccattttttgtttgtttgttttccctctCTTTCAATCAAAGTCAGCAAGaagcttatttttttattcctatcAAAGATTGTCTTTGGCGCAGTAATCTATGTTAGGGGGAAGGTTTAAGAGTGATTTCCTTCTTTGAGCGACttggaaaacatttcatgaatgtaaaataggttaaaaaatgtcaagaagCAATTTAGTTTCCAGATGTTCAACGTATACTGTGGGCTAGATGCCTGTATGCTGGTGATCTGGTTTTCTCTGTGGAATactataaaaatattcattcattcatcttccttatcgcccatcctcgaaagggtttgcagaggttgctggagcctaacccaactgtcttcggacgaaaggcagactacaccttagattggtcgccagtcagtcatagggcacagagTGAGAAAGACAACCCTCACGGTGCCACgaatgggaatcaaacccagactgcccgcaccaaagttaggcggaagaaccactgtacCATCGGGTGgcctatataataataataataatcggacataggctttgtcatcataattgactcgacaaaaagcctaattgtcatgtAGCAGTATGAATTAAATTTTCTCTTTGACAaaagtaaatgatttttttaaccaacatGTCTGGTAATATCCTTGATAAAGTCCAGTACTGTAATTCAAAATGTGATGAATGTGACATTTGCTCTACTTTAAACACAGGTACTTTGGTATTTTGGATTTATGCAAAATAGCAATAAGATTACATTCATGACTCTTCTGTCATTAAAAACCTGTAAACGTTAACAGTGTGCCTTGtaatggccaccaattcagggtgcccatcacaaggtgcccgaagtcagctgggatgggttcTTGTTTCAACAATTGTtcagtaaaaatgatttttatttattaaagggtaattcactttttattatttaatgtattttgtatatattatgTAAATTAAGAGTTAGTCCTAAAATTGCTTATGGTCAGTCAAATCCTGCTTTATCAGAAGTGGGTTGTTGAATGGATTGCTGCTACTCTCCTTTTTAATCATTCCTAGGCCATGGGTAAGTAAATCATTGGAGCGAACCTATCATTACAATGAAAAAGTCAATTTACCACCGTTATGCTAAAACGAACATAAAACCTTCCCTCTAAAACGTGGGTCCAAAGTTTCCTTCCCCGTAACAACTTACAGAGTTTTGAGCTGTCACCTTACCACTCCAAAtgtaaaactaatttttttataatatatttataatgCAATGCTAATCCAGCTAGTACTTACATGTGATTTTATCCATCCATCACACTTGCCGCTGTAagtcttttaaaaatacattaaaggtCTGCTTGTGTTTAGAACTATTAGGGCCTCCGTAAAACCACGTGACCATTCGAGATGAGATCAGAGTGTCGCATCTCTCCTTCTGCATGGTTGATTTTAAGCAGATACATTACAATGGTGCAACAGCCGTCCTGCTTTCAATTTTGTCCCTTGCACCTACTGAATGGAGAAAATACTTCAAATTCTttatatatctcatctcattttctgaaccgctttattctcactaaggtcgcggggggtgctggagcctattccagctgacttcgggcctgaggcggggggcaccctcaattggtgtccagccaatggcagggcacaaggagacaaaccattcacgctcacactcatacgtagggacaatttagagtgtccaatcagcctaccatgcatgtctttggaatgtgggaggaaaccggagtacccggagaaaacccacgcaggcccaggtagaacatgcaaactccacacaggtggaccaacctggatttgaatatatatatatatatatgtatatatatatatatatatatatatatatatatatatatatatatatatatatatataatccttataaagcatgatttatgggtgtgtgagtgtatgtatgttaagattttctcgctacatttgtccaaaccgtgctaCGTaaagaattgaattttttttatagtggccagaaacggctgtcgtatcctaatagacgagtgagtaaatttcttcaccttctctaactgtgtaaactcaacttttatttgttacagctgaaagcagagttgatgtatgaatcttTGATTTTACATGATGTGTCCTAAACACATCTGGCTGATTGGTCTaccagcgagtttctaggtgctccctggtccaatccttataaagcgtgatgtacggatgtatgtgtatgtgtgtgtgcacctggaaacttgctggcggaaattcttcctaAAATGATGTTTGTAAAGGAGTGTCTTGGGTCAgcgcgtccagcaccatcgtgtctcgccgagtctttccgtcatgacaggaaaaaaagtgttttggggagcaggaatagataaagcgtgatttatggatgggtgggtattttatgttaacattctcacacgacttttgtccaaaccatgcatcgtagagagttgacattatgctggccagaaacagctgtcggatccaaaccgtgcatcgtacagggtttaattttttttatggtggccagaaacggctgtcgaattCTAATAGAggatttctttaccttctctaagtgtgtaaactcgagctttgagcatttgcaagtattatcgatgagtatgcctgacctgaaatatgttagcttgctgctctcttcagctattgaagatattagttgctaataatagaaataaataataattaataaatggaatgtgttattgaaaaactaaaaggtgtttattaaacagaaggtaattacctatcttttctgtaaacttggtgccaatacatcaaattgcttgggagctaATGAAGATATtatgtgctaataacagtaataaattaataattaataaaaggaatgtattattgaaaaactaaaaagtgTTCCTTAAACATAACGTGATGACCTATATTAtctaaatttggtgtcaatctgttaaatggcttgggagctattgaagatattaggtgctaataatagtaataaattaataattaataaatagaatgtgttattgaaaaactaaaaggtgttcgtGAAAtagaaggtaattacctatcttttctgtaaatttgttgCCAATACGTCAAATTGCTtaggagctattgaagatattaggtgctaataatagtaagaaattaataattaataaatggagtgggttgttgaaaaactaaaagaaatggcttgggagctactCAACAAAATAGGAGCTAATATGGGTgcgtgagtgtttgtgtgttaaGATTatttcgctacgtttgtccaaaccgtgcaacgtagagctgatttttattttattttttaagtgtgtaaactcaatcttctATATGTTAaataaccatttttcaaaagatatttttttaaatagcgcaacaattgtcttttgggcCACCCTGCTTGTACTATGAATTAGGCTCGGccacaaaactgaaaaaatctGTCTCACTTGTATTGGCAGAAGTGATGGGCGCATCGGCAGTTTGGGTGTTGCAGAGGTTTTGAAGCACTCAAATGAGTTGAGAtgagtgattagccagagctaccaaactatctggagcgagctgcataagcaaatatattgttgtgttgatttaaagccattttcaagacggactatgccagaaatacgacaggacaggctcgactttcagcattaacttcgatggcgatagaaaagaaggaagaaagaaaagaggatggatattgtgtacagttaaaaatgatttttggtgagtaaaatatggctgtattcctaaatatttcaattgtgggcccggttctgatatctaaaaagctccagtgtttgtatttaatcactaaatgctgctcagaagtggattttaccccattttagtgcaatttttgctgtttcgcgtatggacatactatatggacgtatcaacattcatcgctgtctttttcccagggaaattatactctgggcccggttctgatgtcttaaaagctccagtatttgtatttaatcaataaatgctgttttcggctggattttaccccattttcgggcaacgttttcctgggaaaatcacccccctggcccggttgtaatgtctgaaaggctccagtatttgtatttaatcattaaatgctgctaggaagtggattttaccccatttttgtgcattgatttattgattatttttaagtgtCGTAGCTggagctgcagtagaggttttatagccataaaatcgtttttgagggttggattgattcgttgaaggcgctacgagaaaatgcacggaccgccactgccaccacaccagcaaaaaaaaaaaaatcttcccgtCCGTCTATCAGTCCATTATGGAATATTTTCTGTGCGTAGTCTTCCTCTACTTTAGGGGCGCTGTTAGCTTTCATCAATCTAAAAAGAACGTAAAAACGCCTGGCCCCTTTAACGTCATTCACGTGTTGGCAAGGACTAGCTCGAGTGAAAGCCGGTGAAATTAGCAACGGTCTTACTCAGTCTCCA
This Stigmatopora argus isolate UIUO_Sarg chromosome 17, RoL_Sarg_1.0, whole genome shotgun sequence DNA region includes the following protein-coding sequences:
- the nanog gene encoding homeobox protein NANOG isoform X2; amino-acid sequence: MAEWKTQINYDYNPSYHAFAYGLVYQSGHEQNCHVAGWGEAAAPEFNNCAPGMSQVYYAATAARTRQASPPRSPEQQHVANGHCHYQGSGLVYLGESQTGHLNLAGTPRAAYNTPAEASRRIGSDSTSDSEAHVSPDSWSFSSSRENGLPQIDPSSWVKNKQSNDASSSSPEAVDQVSSSLMGELSSYTDTNSQNADTLSFQVPLPAVKKPSSNEGTLKGKVRVSFSQTQMNTLIQRFSLQRYLTPAEMKNLSELTGLTYKQVKTWFQNRRMKLRTRQKDNNWVSERYTKSRSQASSISGNVPPIFQ
- the nanog gene encoding homeobox protein NANOG isoform X1; the protein is MAEWKTQINYDYNPSYHAFAYGLVYQSGHEQNCHVAGWGEAAAPEFNNCAPGMSQVYYAATAARTRQASPPRSPEQQHVANGHCHYQGSGLVYLGESQTGHLNLAGTPRAAYNTPAEASRRIGSDSTSDSEAHVSPDSWSFSSSRENGLPQIDPSSWVKNKQSNDASSSSPEAVDQVSSSLMGELSSYTDTNSQNADTLSFQVPLPAVKKPSSNEGTLKGKVRVSFSQTQMNTLIQRFSLQRYLTPAEMKNLSELTGLTYKQVKTWFQNRRMKLRTRQKDNNWVSERYTKSRSQASSISGNVPPYQAVTQQQTFKECYNHPKMDVAIKKTALHNLAFYLASMGTTAGSTPFPTWSSGMSQTGMHTRPLAGSVSMPPGINHNEYNSGIFHSTGNSESDTNFDERAAASVINQNSSNTVIAHDMVQ